From the Hevea brasiliensis isolate MT/VB/25A 57/8 chromosome 13, ASM3005281v1, whole genome shotgun sequence genome, the window CTACAATTGTTTCTACAATAGGTTCATCCTTGCCATGATTTAATTAGGGGATGATGGCCGGCAACAAGGTGGAAGGATTCTAAGGAAGATCAAATTCAAAGACATAAAGGGACATGGCCCTTGAATTTGAGGGAATGGTTGAAAAAAGGAATGAATCCATGCTTATCTCCATCCTTAGAGAGGTTCTCACTACCAAGCATCATCATAGAGATTCAGGAGCGAGACATTTCATAGCAATCTCTCTCTAGAATTTTGACCATCTTTTGCTTAAGTAGGTTTCTTCTGAAATCTAATTCAGCGATTATTCTATTGTCAATTTTAGTAATACTTGTTAACCACAAACAATAACCCAATTCTACTATACTTCCCTATATATTTGTCTACCTAATGAAGCAATTACAGCACAAAGTTCAAGAAAAGTGTGTATGAATTACCTTTATTGATCTTAGCTCTTTTGTCCTTTTAACATTAAAAAATTAATGTATTTgtccaaaaattaaaaaataataaaataatactaATTTTAGCTTTATTAGAATTTACATATTATAATATTCTTCATAGGCTTAATTGGTTTAAAAATTTTTGTAATCAATtgaacaaaattaatttttttgaaaagCTTAACTGCACATTTGAGACAAGTATAGGAGCCTCCAGATGCATTTGTCCATACTTGAAAGGAAAAGTCATACAAAATGCACAAATCCGTGTGCATgctcacacacacaaattcatacacacacacacacacacacacacacacacatggagagagagagagagagagagagtgagagagagagagagagagagagagactaccATAAAAAGCCTTCAAATATGGATGTTGCCCACGATTGAGTTCAGTAATCAACTCTAGCTGAGGATTTCCTTCTTTAAATGCTGGCAGTTGTGACTCCATAAATGCCCTGCCACATTTGATAATCAGCAATATTGGACAAGGAATTCAAGCCACTAGATTTTGCAGCAATGCAGTTCATATCCATGACTAGCATGTATTTGGTCCTGCAATGCCTATTCATGTAGCTTTATTTAACCAAACTTATCAAAATTACCAATCTACAAAGCATTAATAAGCATAAAAAAGTATAAAATAAACATAGACTTTTACCATTAATagaatttagaaaataaaataaacgcAAATTTTGGACATTCGAAAACAAACCTAGATTATTTATATTCAAAAACAAATTCAAATAGCACTATTGGTGTTGTTAGAAAAAATGAGAAGAACCATTTTTAGATAACGTAAAAACAGATTACCTAAATAACATGTTAATACTTCTTTATTTACAAATAGATGGCAACTAATCAAGAAATAACTTAGCTAAATAGCATGCTAGTGTCCttttttggaaaaaaaataaagaagcaATATCAGAAAAATACTGACATGAAGGGCCAACATAGCATTGTCGGTTATATTTAAAAAAGGACAATTTCAGTGAAACTAGAAATAGAGGAGTCCAAAATGTAGTTAAGATGAGAAAGATAATAAGAGAATATTGAGAACAACGTATGAGGAGAGGAATTAAAAGGACCATGAGTGTTGAAAATGAAAATATGGGAGGTTCACGATCCTAGGTGTGGTGGTATGATGAGATTTTGGTGACTAGTTATCACCAATGATACTAATTCCGAAAACTTCATAGTGTCTAAATATCGAATTCTAGTAGATAGGAAAATTTCAAGTCGAGTTGTAGTGTTTTTTCGCTTATTGAAATGCTCACCGAATGAGGAAATAAAGAAGGTGTGCCTTTTCAAAGCCTTGCATTTGGAACAAGGCACACATCTAGGCATATAAGGCGAGTTCTTGGTGAGTGTCGCTAGCGTTTCTCCTATAGAGGTGTTAGGGTTGAAGTTTGGTGAGCCTTAAGCCTAAGGCACAACTTTAATAACTATGCATGTAATCCTAACGAGATATAATAGTTCCAAAGAAGCTGACTCATCACAAGACGACTTGAAAATTGTAGAACATTGATAATACATATTAGGAAGTTATTCTACTATAGATCTAAACAATTTTTTATAGAATATTAAAAACAATCATATCAAGCAGAAATTAAAATAGCAGAATGAAATGTGATGGTTTCCATGGGATTACACAAGTAACTTTGAGTTTGAGATCAAACACATGGAAATTTAAGACATATTCACTGTCACATTAAACAATTTAATATCAACACATCAAGGAAGCAATAATGCAAAATATTTTGGGCTAGCACTTAATTTCTGAATATGCCTCTACAGCTCTACCTTTTCAATCCTTCCATATGGAAACATGCCTGTTACTGTTAGTTAATTATATGTAACATAAATGTCAAAAATGGTACCTGATGCCCCTACTACTTCCTCCCCAGTCACAATAGCTCACAATCAGCTTTTGAAGTTGCCACACACCTCTCAAAGCCATCTAAAATTCAAAGATAATGAGCTAAAACTAAACATGGTAGGATGAAAATGTAAAATGTTTCATTAAAAGATGATATATCTATGATAAGCACGGAAACATATGAAATGGGGCAAAATGAAGAACAACAACAGCTAGGCTTAATTCCAAACTAATTGGGTTCAGCTGTATGAATCCTCTTTTGCCATTGAGCTCAACCAATTCcacattaatattaaaaaatgtaaaTCTTGCAAAAACTAAATAAGGAAGGAAGGTTTTGGCTACAAAGAAAAGAAAGAACCAAactatatgg encodes:
- the LOC131171863 gene encoding 54S ribosomal protein L51, mitochondrial-like; its protein translation is MALRGVWQLQKLIVSYCDWGGSSRGIRAFMESQLPAFKEGNPQLELITELNRGQHPYLKAFYENKNERVVCVKNLTPDEILLQATRLRNSLGRKVVKLKTRHVTQHPSVQGTWTTAVRF